In Scomber japonicus isolate fScoJap1 chromosome 11, fScoJap1.pri, whole genome shotgun sequence, the genomic stretch GATCATGTGCAAGCCCAATACTCCTGGAGGACCGGAGTTCAACAACATGCAAGGTGGATTCAGTGATGCAGACCTTCATGAAGTGATGCGGCCAGGAGCATCTGGCATTCCTGAGTTTGACCTATCCAGGATAATCCCATCAGAGAAGCCCAGCCAGACTCTGTCTTACTTCCCCCGTGGTGGAGGAGACAATCCTGGGGGCAAACCACCACACCCCTCTGGTTTCCCCATGCAGGGCATGATGGGTGATGGTCCACCAAGGATGGGGATGTCCATGCAGGGGATGGGGGGTATGCCAGGGGGGCCAGGTGGGGGAATGGGCCCCCAAGACATGCCAATGGGGAACCCTGGCCACAACTCGATGCGGCCACCAGGATTCATGGGCCAAGGCATGATGGGCCCCCAGCACCGGATGATGTCCCCTGGGGGTCCGGGAGGGATGATGCAGGGGAGACAAATGGCCCACCCAGGCCCTGGTGGCTCACCtaacatgatgatgtcactgcagGGCATGGGCGGTCCCCCACAGCAGACAATGATGATGGGGAGGCCACGTGACATGGACATGGGGTTCAGTCCAGGCCCTGGAATGTTCTAATCCATCAGAAACTTTGTATCTAGAATGTTCTTGGACAATACACGAGGATGGCGTATAGGTCATGGTGTGTTGAGAAAAATTTTGATGGACTCAAATAAAGGAAGTATAATACAAGTTGAGGATGTACCCCAAAATGAACAGAATGGAGCAAACCAGTCACCTAATAATGTCCTGTGGGAACTATTCCAATGGAGACTTGGACAGGCCCAGATTGGAGTACTTTTGCCACAAGAACATTTAATTTTGACTCATGAACTTCAGAATGTATGGGATTGTTGTGCATCAATTTCGCAAAActgttcttgtgtttttttgatTATCTGACTATAAAGATGACTTCAACATCAAAGAGGAATCAACCTAACTAAAAGTCAGCGTGGAGATGCCACAGTATATGTCtactttttcaaattaaaaaaaaaaacaaatttgtcATGAAAATGGTATGGAACAAGAGAAAGGATTAAGAAGAATTTGTGCTTTGTGAAGACTTTAGTGGAACTCCATCTTGTCTCTGGCTCcattgttttgactgtttctgtacagtatatacGTGTGAGAGTGCGTGTGCGTGCTTGAcagactgtatgtttgtgtggtatgtatgtatgtatgtatgtgtctgtatgtatagGCATTCTATCAGTGACCTCTCAACTCCTCTTACCCAACTTTCATTGGGGGAGGAATGCCCCCTAAAAATACTGTACTGTTTACCATTGGTGGGCTATTCGAATTTTAGTCtattttaatttcctttgtAACTCCAGTGTATAACAAACCAAACTATGACCTCATTAAGATAAtagtattattaaaaaaagcacaaacatgGACCGTCTGCAGAAAGCGTCTTCTTTCTCTATTTTTACCATTGAGAGCAACACATGAAGTGTGAGGATCCTGGCAGCTTTGCAGCACATTGTGTGACACAAAAATTTGTGGATGACATTTGACTTGGTGCTCCAAAACTTTCAGGACTCAACTTTCGCCAGCGTGAATAATATCGCTAATACCCAGATGTGCTATGTGTGTTCTTGTTCCTGTTGtgttcctgttttgttttgactcTCTTGTTGACTCTGGGTAATAATCATTCCCACAGCAATAATCCCCCAATGTTCAGAAGAATGAAGTGTGGCTGAATGCCACAGCAGGTATGCCAGGTATTATAGAACTAGAGCTAGCTAGATCTGGTAAAAATTTAGTCAGGCAGGTGTGGCGTCCAGAGTGAGACACAGAAATGTAAACACGCACTGCTTACCATCCAGTtgacttcctctcttttctctattGTATAAGCTTGTCATGTGTTTCTCCGTTGGCTTTGGTGCAGAATAGCCTACCAGGGCTGTGGTGATGGACTACAAATAAAAGATATTGTTTTGGTATATACATGTTGTCTATGgaatgtgtgtatgcgtgcatgTATCCACATAGCTCTCAACTATTTATGTCTAATCAGTTATGTGGACCAggtggtgtttttgttgttctacACGTCAAACCAGCCTTACCAACATCCAGCTAGAACTGGGAGAGCAAGTTTTTCATTGccaagtttacattttattgtgaagtttTTCAGGAGACACCACACTTCAAAAGTAGTTGCAAGCATGTTGATTTGAACCTTATTTTAACACTGACCTATTTAAGTTGTACTTCCTTTACATGacataagcaaaaaaaaaaagacatgcacAGTATTGATCGAAATCATTATTTATGCCTCAACAATCCAAACCTCttaatatttgacatttgaagcAGCAGGTCAAGAGAAACTCCCACTGATGAggtacactgtgtgtgtgtgtgttattgtaacACATTAAAACTAATGTCTGTATCATGGTACTTGTGCATACATTGTAATGTGGTCTATTCTACAAACATATCTCCACAAGAAAGCAACCTAATGTTTCACTCTTAAGATACTATAGCAGGGTAATTCCTGTTTAGGAGGTTCTATGTGGTTATGAAGACATTAACATTACTCCAGTTTTGTGCACCCTCTGTTAATAAACACATAGTACATATGCTTAGTATTCCCCTGAGGAACAAAATGATTGAATATGAAATATTTGGTTGTTAACACAACAAAATTGACAGAATTGCATCAGCAATTAGATACAAGCATTAACAATTTTACTTTGTCCAACATTAAAgttgtgttcatattttaagATTTCAATGGTTTTAACTTATTAGGCTGATAATATTCTATATTTTGTGTCAGTGATTCTCATGAAaacaccaaaaccaacaattatttttttatactatGAAAAGTCTGTGTAGCCAAAGTCCTTGGTGTCATAGACcttgtttaatttttaaaaactaataacccacactgttgcactggatGAAATGTTCCTTAATATGATGAACACAGgcatgttgttttaaaaaaaatcaatctcaCATAGGACACAGTTCTGCTGCCTAATGTACTAATCCACAGCTGAAAGAAGACCTGAAAAATGCAATTTATCCCTATTATTCTTtggattcattttatttttatagaatTTTGCTTTCAGTAGGAATGAATGGATTTAGATGGACTAATGGATAAAGCAATATGAcgatttctttgtgttttgagAACTCTTGCATTGCCTGTATGCAACACATTGTTGGTTCTGGTCTTCTTATGGAATTAAGAGAcagtacaaaaaataaaaataacagttttaatTATCAAGCCAAACAGATTAAGTGCATGCAGACAGACAACTATGCACTTAGCATCTGATATCAGGTATAGTGTGCATAGCAAAATCATTCTGCACATACACTTGTCAATATACCATTAAATTAACTAATTTATCTAAACGGAACATTCATCTGCCACGGTTACATGGATGATGAATTGCAAAATTGAAAGACTGATCTAAACTACAAGATTGCTATAAAAAATGGTTGTAATCCAGTGTTAAAAAAAGTTTCTGCTGGTGCAGTCTGCTGGATGGAGTGATTACTAAGGATGCTGAATTCATGATGCGTGGTGACGGAGTTTATGCCATGGGTTGCACTGTGTTCACATGTGAAGGCTTGTTAAAGGTTCAGGGCTCGGTCATGCCCTCTGTGCTGTTACAAAGTGACTGGTAGAGTTCAGAGCTGAGGGAGTATGCTGACAGGGCCTGCTTGAACTCCTGCAGGGGGCAGTAGACTCCACTACAGCCTGGAAGAAGATGATCCTACAGACAGAAGGGAAAAGTACAGTAAAGTTCAGTAAAACACAGGGGAAAAATGTTAGCTTGTCATATAAACAGGGACACATTCTCAATCCCCTACCTGGCCTAAGTATGACACTTTAATGAAGGCCTCATTGGTCTGCCGGTGTTGGTGCAGCTCCAGAGTGATATCAGCTGCATACGGAGGCCATTTCATATCAAAAATCCCCATAGCCATCAGACAGGGTATCAGAGTGGTGTCGTGTGCGGAATACAAGaacaacttcctgtttgagAGAGGATTTCAATATTGGACCTTTAAATACAATCACATTTGTGTAAGAAATGACCGTTTCTATCCTGAGGTGTCTAACCTGTTTGGCTCTGAAGTCGTGCCCTGTAGTTTCTCCTCAATGTTGAATAACAACATGTTCAGGAGGGGTCCCACACACAGCTGCAAGTTCTCCCTGTCACAGACACAGCAAAAGAGTTAAAGGTGGTCCCATTGAACCCCTTTAAAATGTTACTTATTGACACTGATGAGAGGAATATTGATACAACTAAaatctgctctttttttaaGGCCCCTCCTCTGCTGCCTTTGTTTAATCAAACCTCTTGCTGGGTTCATAGATGTGGCACATCATGTCCACAGCTCTCTGTTCCACTGTGTTTCTCCAGGTGTTCAGCACTGGTGGGCAGGGGAGGCCGTGTGTCTGTGCAGAAAATTGTTACAGTCAGTATCAGCTGTTGCGCAACACATCATACATTATAGATATTTGCCATCTTACTCTTAACTTTGAATTTTTAACCATGAAAATAAAATCTTCCTGTAGCTTTAtaaagttaaaaagttaaagttgACCATGTCTGTATTAAGTCTGacgtgtttttttgttgttttttaagatttaacacagagacagagacagagacagagacagagagagggacagagagatagagagatagagagagagagatagagagatgcagcataggtccctggctggatttgaaccaggggCGCTGTGATTATGTgtctaaccacttgaccaccagGGTGCTCCAAGTCAGACATGTGTTGCTCTACGTTGTCTCAAGTTTCAATGGGCTGTAAATGATAACAGGTGGATCCTAAATCAGAGAGGGTATGAGCAAGgatgagtcagtcagtcaagaCGTCTCTCCTGTCATGTTCTCGCCGTGTGAATAATAAGGTTGTTATTTGAACACCTATTAAATATCCTCTACAGTCTGATATTATCCTAATGATTCAACGctgaaaaaaaccaaaacaatctCAGTGTCTCACCCAGTGATTAATTACCTTTGATCTCTGCATATTCATCTAtgcaattattattttaattggaGTAAATTacttattgatttttaaatgatcttcAACTGTGGCTTTTAAGTGTAAATACTGTCAATATTAAAGCTCACATCCCATtgtaacactgtttttttttaatggctaAAATCTCCCACAACTTAATGAATTCCGTTGTTTAGTTTTGTCTTACATAACTAGCAGCTTGTGTGGTTGTAGCTTCGGGTCAGACAAGCCTTAATAATAGTTGTATATATTATGATGGCTTGTGGTGAGACCTAATAAAAAGTCATATGAATAATGATGTGGCAGTGTCACCTCTCTGGCAACCATGTCGTCCCTAATGAGGATGAAGTCTACGGGCTGGTGAGCAGCGATGCCCAGTGCATTCTGGATGCTCTGCAGGTCCGCTGCAATGTCTGGCAGAGTGGACGACTCTGCCCAACGGTGGCTGCACAGAACACACACCGTGTCAGCCACAAAACACAGATACATTATGACAACCTGTCACAGGGATCTCAACTCTGCTTATAATTTTGCACAACACATTCAAAATTCCAGTTTTGAGTGGCGAGTCCATGGAACGCTTGAAGCTTGGTGTGATTGGTATTAAAATATACTCCACATACCTGCCAAGGATTTTGAGCAGCTTGCATCCATGGTAGTTAGGATACAGGATTTCAGATTCCGCCCCCGTTGTTACTATAGGTACAATTTCTTTATGCAAAGTGGAACAGAAAGttagaaaaaaatgaagagatccagaatagaataaataacataatgCACATATGGATTCCTACccaacctttttgtttttgctggaAGAGTCCTGCGACTAGGCACTTGGCAGATTCAATGGTCCTCACAATGTTAGTGGAGCGCACactaaaaatggaaaaaaaaataggtCATGGAAGGCAGCCAACTTGAAAATAGTAATGAATTTAGGCTGATACCCTCTGCACTACACTCACTATCCTAATCTATCAAAACTGTATCGTACAGACAAGTGTTTGTGCTCATGTTGCCTATCATGATGTGCAACACTTACTAGACCTCAGCTGGACTGAAGGTGGGGGTGAGGTAGCCAGTCTCCTCAATGTATCTCCTCCTCAGCCTCTTGCCCAGCTCATACAGCTGCTGCATGCCCACTGTTGTCAGCTGACCAGGGAATGTACCACCCTGCCAAGTTTGACAAACAGGATCAAGGTGTATTCACAGACTTGGcgcaacagacacacacctgcGTGCAGGATTTTAAACTCAATGTGGTGTAAGGATGGCAGGAACCCATATTGTGGGATTTAGTCTTCTAAGCTAAATCCAGTGCAGTAAACCTCTTTAGTGAAGCAGCTAACTAAGCACAGGAAACTAACATTTCCATGGACACAGTATTTGGCAGATGGGACGCAATATCCCACTGGGAAGCTCTACAAACAGTTCAGCAGTATTATACAGAGGAGGTGAGTGAATGAAGTACCCGGTTCAGTGTTGTATGTAGGCTTTGTCGTGCCCCTTAATGTCCACTAGAGGGAGAGAGGCTTACAATGAATAGGAGGTACTTCATCAATACATAAGGTGCTTCACATCTGTATGAAAGCAAGAACACCCAAATATACATTCTATGAAAAATATTGAATCCAAAATCTGTAACACATCTGGATCCTTTTGTACTGAGATCTCCTGGGCTTCTGATTTTCAAGGAGcatttatactgtacatttacatacatttatacatacataccagtatataaatgacagaaaatcacaaaaagcacaaTTTATCCATTTTAAAGATTCCTCTGCAATAcattaaagcttttttaaaaacatgtttatcatGCTTTTCATTATTGTCCCACAAAGTCTCTTACCAGAAACCAACTGCACATGCTGGTGCACCGTAATATGTCTTTAGCTCTTTTCTTGTCTAAATGAATTCAACACCACAAAGCAAACCTACTCACGGTCAGTATGTTTCTCCGGTAGCTGTCTTCTACAGGAGCTGGGGGCCTGGGGCCACCATGAAGATCTGTCACTACATGGTTGATGTGGGTGTGCGCTGGAGGCTCCAACAGGGCTGGCACCCATTGAGCCTTTAATGAAGTAAATGTGCCCAGACAAAGAAGTTATTATGTGACAAAATGCCTCTTTAAAGACAAGTTTTAGAAGAAGGAAACTGTTTTACCTCTATCACATCAGGTATTGATTTAAGCGGAGTTCGAGCACCATGTCGGAAAAGGACTTGGACAAGTTTCAGTTCATAGGGAGAAGCGAGATTTGTGTCAGCAGAGGAGCAACTGGAAAAAACCTGGTCCGACTCAGTCTTCTTCTGTGACCACAGCAATGAGCCAAAAGCCATGGACATCGAACCAAACACACCTACCTTGGTCCAAAGAGTCCTCATGGCTGCGCTGTGAACAAAATAGTTTTGGACATTCAGGTTATTATCAAGAGGAAGATAAAGGACATTTATCATAATGACAACATTAACAGAAATATTAATTTTGCTTGTGGCATTAAGAAAGGCTGCAGCTACAATTAGTTTTCATGATCAGTCAATCATCATTTGTCTAAAGACATTAATTTTAACAGacgaccaaaaaaaacaaaaaaacaaaacaaatttgaAACAGTGAAATTTCCTAAACGATTATTAAACAATTAATGTTGTGTCAGTCATTGTCATCTATTAAACAATTTAGCTGTAACGTTACTGTGTAGTTACTGTATACTAACCTACTTAAACTGATAAAAAATGCAACTTGCTGCTGAGTCCAATGATGACAGTGATGTTGATGGTGTAGTTAGTAGCAGTGACGCACAGTAAGCACCCAACACAAATTAGATCGAaaatctagatagatagatccctAGTCTGACATAAAGGCTATACAGACGGAAGGCTAAAAAACGAGAAGCACAGCTGTATGAGTTAATCGGTAAAACACTCGATGGTGCAATGATCTCCTCAGGGGGCGTAACGTCTTATCTACTCAATATTCCCCCTTATATTTATATCTCTCACAGATAAATTAAGTTAAAGTAAACTAGTTTGCGACATCAACCAAATATTGCAAGAAAAGGTCTATTCGCACTACAGATAACACGACATACCCAACCAACATTGCTTTACCCTTTCCAGCCGAAGCACGTTAGGTAAACACTACTCGGCTCACAGCTAACGTTAGCGTTAACTCTTTCACATCTAGCAACTACAACGATATGAGTTTACATGAAGTCTAAACTACGTgtagccatgacaacacagGCAGCAGCTACTTACTTTAACCAACAGGAGGTCAAATTAAGTTATTTTGTCACTGTCGATTAGAAAACACAGCATTCAGTAAATTCACTTGTCATTCGGCAACTCTTTCCACCGGTTCACGCCGAACGGCATGTCGGGAGTTGTAGGCTAGTGGACAATGATGTAGAAGCTGAAAGCCACGAGattaaaaaaactcaatttcccGACATCCATACTACAGCGTCATGTTGCGTTCCTTCCATATCGGAGTTATCATAACTATGAGGTTCTTACTTGTAAAAACGTCGAATTCGACCATAAAGACAATAACTtcttataaaacaaaatgtatctcTCAATTGaacatgtattcattagtttgtgtatattttagaatataaaatcaagatattttatgaaaaatgttaaaagtcTGGCATGGACTTCattgtgacaccatttaagcccatgtgtagGCCTACATGTGTAAATAAAGTTCACAccttgatttatttacaaaatattctTCCTCGGTCATTTGATGTCAGCAGGTCACtcttgaatgtgttttatcaAAGTATTTTAGCCAGTGTACTTTTTATGCTACCATAAAACGTGAACgcacctttttctttctctgcttaAAGATTGATGGTGGAAGAGATGCAAGGGAGTGTGTTGCTGCCCTCTACCTTTAATGGTCCAGCACTACAACTCCACAGTGAGGAACTGTTCACCTGGCTTCTGTAAACTTGTCATTAAAAGTCTGAACCTGCCAAAGCAGAAGATCTTTATAAATAACCCTATATATGCTTCCCCATCCATTGACGTTAACTTGCAGACACATTCTCttccattttaattaaaaagcaaacacacacattatattaaaGAAAGGAATTTATGAGTtatacatttcatatttaagaCTAAATggttgaagaaaacaaaaaccctAGTTCAGTTTTGGAATGAataattttggtgtttttaattcCTTTTCAATAGTAACTACAGCACAGTACAGTAATATTAAATTCAACTTTGCTCCACATAAGTGCATTGTATGGAACAACAAGGATGTTTGATATAAAgatagaattattattattatattttgtgaTCAATGGTTTAATCGcaattcaatttttgttttattagtttctCAATAGAGGATTTTAATTATAAGGAGTTTATTTCTCATTACAACATACCTGTGGGCTGTGAGTCCAGAAGTCTTGGCCTTCCATGCAACTCCTAATCATTTATTGACACTCTTCAAAATATTTAATCTTTCTTCTACTTTCTGACAATACCTTTCTATTTTCTGTAATATTAAAAGAACGATCCTCTTACTCTCTCAGAGAAAAGTTGTTTCTGTACTTGATGTAACTTGCTATTAGAAtagatttgtgaaatgtttgggaaaatgttttgttgttgacAACGTTAAAGAAGGTATCCCTCTAAACAGGTCACTATGGAAACTTTGCAGATACAAACTGTACCTTTTTTTTATAACGTGAAAAATGATTCTCATTGGTTATGACATAGTGAAGTTAGTGGTAAACTCTGGAAAGAAGTATAGACTTTTATCAGTGCATACTTACTGCTGAATTGAATTATTTTTCGTATCACATATTACAGTAACTTAAATGCTGGCAACTTCCAGTCCGAATTCTCCAAAGTCAAACCATGTTtacctgtttcttttttattatatgaatatttacacagatgattttttttctcattagaAGTCCAGTCTATACAGCCTTGAACTGTTAGATCTGGTATTAAAACACTTTGTCAATTaagattgatttatttacagaaaTGGATTTATCATCAAAGTTATTCATAATGTAAATAACATCAACTATTTGTAGGTTCCAGTagcttaaatgtgtttgtttgttgttgtttttcctctgttttacatcactcaaaattaaataaatataatcaccATCTTTGCTACAGTTGTAACTCAAAATATCTGATCTATTCAGCATAATGTAATGAAGAAATTAGGGAATATTTGCACTTGTGAATctgaaatgcaataaataaactaaatagcTTAATTTACTGCAGCTTCCACCCTATTTCTGCTTGTGATGGATCAAACTGGATACTCATGCTCAACTTCCTGGCAGAGATGGTAAAGCAGTCTTTGTTTGTGTAAATTCTCTCCATCTTCCCCAATCTGTCTCCTGCTGGGCCTTTCTGACGACCACAGGCTGTCAGATACAAGCCTTGATGTGATGCTGATGTAAAAATTCAAGAAAATattcatctatgtatatatttctTCTGGATGACTAAAAGTACTTTGATTGGTGTCAGAGATTGCTTGGTACTATCATGCTTCATCAGCGTGCAGCTGGTAATAACATATCATCTTGAATTTTGCTTTATTAGTTTGATTTTGGTATTCATCTCTCCGATTTCTCCCTTTCATGTGTTGCCATACAAAAATGCCAGATGATATGAAGAACAAGAAATAAGTACAGGCCATGACAATACAGGTGATTGAACAGTTGATCATTTATTGATTAGTGATGGGTAAGTGATGACATTTATTGCGTAAAGGTATGTGTGAGATTTCTATTTCTACAAAAATGGCTGTTTTCTGTATTATATATCTAGGATGACACCTGAAACCCCCGATTACAAAGGATGTTCATTCAAAAACTGTGGTTATAAACAATCTGTACAATTATTCTGCGTACAGTAAGAGGAAGAAAGTAGAAATGACATCAAATACATTCAAAGACATCAATTGAAACACACATTGCATTGGAACAAATTCACTATTTACACAATGGCTCTAGGAGagaaactgaataaaataagtGCAATGTTGCCACCCAGTGGCCGGATCTCCTTATAACCAGCATTCAACCAGgacttccttttttgttttctttgaaacCCATTTTGAAAGGAAACTCCTCAAAAACA encodes the following:
- the acp6 gene encoding lysophosphatidic acid phosphatase type 6, which encodes MRTLWTKVGVFGSMSMAFGSLLWSQKKTESDQVFSSCSSADTNLASPYELKLVQVLFRHGARTPLKSIPDVIEAQWVPALLEPPAHTHINHVVTDLHGGPRPPAPVEDSYRRNILTGGTFPGQLTTVGMQQLYELGKRLRRRYIEETGYLTPTFSPAEVYVRSTNIVRTIESAKCLVAGLFQQKQKEIVPIVTTGAESEILYPNYHGCKLLKILGSHRWAESSTLPDIAADLQSIQNALGIAAHQPVDFILIRDDMVARETHGLPCPPVLNTWRNTVEQRAVDMMCHIYEPSKRENLQLCVGPLLNMLLFNIEEKLQGTTSEPNRKLFLYSAHDTTLIPCLMAMGIFDMKWPPYAADITLELHQHRQTNEAFIKVSYLGQDHLLPGCSGVYCPLQEFKQALSAYSLSSELYQSLCNSTEGMTEP